The genomic stretch TGGGCCCCGCAATCCGGCGGCGCCGCGGCCCTCGATCCAGTTCGACGCGCCGAGCAAGTACTTGATCGTGCGAGCGCCGCAGAACGTGCAACATCGCATCGAAGCGCTGCTCGGAAGCTGGCGCATTGCGAAGCAATAAATGCTTCTGCTGCCCATAATCTTCACGAGCTATGCAAACTCGAGCCTGAATGGCTCATTCTACCAAACTTGAGCCTGAAAGGCTCATTCCGTCAGCCCAGGGCGGAGCCGCGTGAGCGGCGTAGCCCTGGGAATGTGGTGCAACGCATAGTCCGGCCCTGAAGGGGCCGTTCCACAATTCGTGGCGCCTTGTTGAAGGGCCCTGTCAGGGCCGACGCTGTGACGGTGTTTTTCCGGCCTCGCCTTACCAGTGGAACTGGAACGTGCCTTCGAGCGAGCGCCATAATCGCGCGCCGAGCGATTGGCTGGGAGCATCGATTTTGGCCCGGCCTGCGGAGCGGTCGCGTAGCGGAATCGGGTGCTCATCGAGCGTGATCCGGGCTTGATACATCGTCTCGAGCGGATGCACCATGCCCGAGGCATCGACGCGGCTCGGCAGTTCGCCGAGATCGGCCAGCTCGCGCGGAGCGACTTCGAGATCGATCTGGGCCACCGCAGTCACTTTGCCGTGCAACGTATCAGCGGGCAATTCGTCGAGTTTGATCGCGACGCTCGCCCCGGGGCGCACGAAATCGACATCCGCCTGATCGATCACCGCCACGGCCTCCAGCTTGCTCGGATCGCCGACGAGGCAAAACGGAGTGCCCGTTTCCAGATAGGCCCCGAGATTGATTGGGTCGAGCGGCGTGTTTGACCAGCCGGGCAATTCGCCCCGCGGCTCGCCCTGCCGCGCGTCCGCCGAACGGCTGCGTGGGGGAAGGACCGTGCCGGAGCGCGGGGCCACGATCGTAAGCCGCTGCCGGTCTTCCAAGCGACGCTTGAGCCGCTCGCTCAGATCGGCCACGGCCTTTTGCGCGGTGGGAATTTCTGCCGCGGCAACGGGATCGCCCCCCTGCTGCCGCAGGATGTTCTGCAAATGAAGTGATTGAGTATTGAGATCGCCTTGAAGCTGGGCGATTTCCAAATCCATTTCGCGATTCTCGAGCCGAGCGAGCGTTTGCCCGACCGTGACAACATCGCCCGCTCGCACGGATTCCAACAGCCTGCCCGACACGTCGACATACACACGTGCGGCGTCGGCCGGCTCCAACACCACGGGCGCCGCGACGCGATGCGGCAACGGGACGCTCAGCACTGCCGCGATCGCCAAACAGGCTCCGCCGGCGAACATCGCCAGCCGGCCCCAATGCACTTCGTCGCGCCGATGCTGGTTTTTCAAAAATCGGACTCCGCTCGCAGCGGGCATCCCGACCATCGCTCCGACGGCCGTCAGCGCGATCAGCAGCACCAATGGATCCAACCCGTACGGCGAGAGCACACGATGCATGAACCACACGATCAACACCACCACCATCAGCCGGTACAGCGCCGATAGCACGGAATACAGCGCCAGCCACCCCTGCCCATGGGCCGGCAACAGCCGATCTTCGACCAACTCGGCCCCGGCGGTAAAGCGAGCCAGCCAGCGCCGCCAGACACTCGAGGCCTGTTGCTGCAAATTCGGCACTTCAAGCAGATCGGAAAGGATGTAGTAACCGTCGTAGCGCAGAAGCGGATTGCCGTTGAGCAGCACCGTATTCACCGAGCAGACGAACATCAGATCGAGGCAAAG from Pirellulales bacterium encodes the following:
- a CDS encoding HlyD family efflux transporter periplasmic adaptor subunit, translating into MLPLALSTTARPLSMRMRPDLEMRAVAMRGRPQWSVKDPLALRYFQLREEEYFVLRMLDGQTSIDEIQSRFERRFAPRRLDPQRLQAYLGRLHEEGLIVADSSGQAAELLERRRKQRWQKMLEQLANVLALQFRGIDPDAFLGRLEPATRWIFSRAMAFVCALVVLSAIVLAGVHCETLQARLPDFRAFFGAGNLFWLAAAIGSVKVLHEIGHALTCRHFGGRCHELGFMLLVFTPCLYCNVSDAWLLGDKRQRIAISAAGIVVEMVIAALATFVWWSTGNGLLNSLCLDLMFVCSVNTVLLNGNPLLRYDGYYILSDLLEVPNLQQQASSVWRRWLARFTAGAELVEDRLLPAHGQGWLALYSVLSALYRLMVVVLIVWFMHRVLSPYGLDPLVLLIALTAVGAMVGMPAASGVRFLKNQHRRDEVHWGRLAMFAGGACLAIAAVLSVPLPHRVAAPVVLEPADAARVYVDVSGRLLESVRAGDVVTVGQTLARLENREMDLEIAQLQGDLNTQSLHLQNILRQQGGDPVAAAEIPTAQKAVADLSERLKRRLEDRQRLTIVAPRSGTVLPPRSRSADARQGEPRGELPGWSNTPLDPINLGAYLETGTPFCLVGDPSKLEAVAVIDQADVDFVRPGASVAIKLDELPADTLHGKVTAVAQIDLEVAPRELADLGELPSRVDASGMVHPLETMYQARITLDEHPIPLRDRSAGRAKIDAPSQSLGARLWRSLEGTFQFHW